In one Nicotiana tomentosiformis chromosome 6, ASM39032v3, whole genome shotgun sequence genomic region, the following are encoded:
- the LOC138894873 gene encoding uncharacterized protein, giving the protein MQGTYIAREARMQQYLEKARELIRQFQSWKIVQIPKEENAEADALANLVSVAEITNAENSIVIHLFHSVLDQDKNETAKTGTGETPFSLVYGAEALIQVEIGEPSTRYTQTAEESNEEEMRMNLDLLEERREATLIRMAAQKQMIERYYNRKANLRYFKIGDFVLKKVFQSTKAANAGKLSPNWEGLYRIRCIAGNGAYELEIMDGKIVPSNWNVVHLKKYYF; this is encoded by the exons ATGCAGGGGACTTACATAGCAAGAGAGGCACGAATGCAACAATACTTGGAAAAGGCAAGGGAATTGATCAGACAGTTTCAATCATGGAAAATCGTGCAAATACCCAAGgaggaaaatgcagaagcagatgcattagCTAACCTCGTGTCTGTTGCAGAAATAACAAATGCAGAAAATTCTATAGTAATACATTTGTTTCATTCGGTGCTCGACCAAGATAAAAATGAG ACAGCAAAAACAGGCACAGGAGAGACTCCGTTTTCACTTGTTTATGGTGCTGAAGCCTTAATTCAAGTTGAGATAGGTGAACCAAGTACGAGGTATACACAAACAGCCGAGGAATCAAATGAGGAAGAGATGCGAATGAATTTGGATTTACTGGAAGAAAGGAGAGAGGCGACATTAATAAGAATGGCAGCTCAGAAACAAATGATTGAGCGATACTACAACAGGAAAGCTAATCTGAGAtacttcaagattggggacttcgtCCTCAAAAAGGTGTTTCAATCAACAAAAGCAGCTAATgcaggaaaattgagtccaaattgggaaggcctATATAGGATTCGATGCATCGCTGGAAATGGAGCATATGAGTTGGAAATCATGGATGGCAAGATAGTACCATCAAATTGGAATGTTGTTCATCTGAAGAAGTATTACTTTTAG